A window from Vanessa atalanta chromosome 16, ilVanAtal1.2, whole genome shotgun sequence encodes these proteins:
- the LOC125069976 gene encoding putative uncharacterized protein DDB_G0277255 isoform X7, producing the protein MKKRTISKLKSIFGSKKGKRQQEQQQSLKSSRSPSPDLHSPASTGSESFRPIQRTPTPTRVGPPPSPPVPTNPIVPVAPEPSGPLPLSPCPVCGRTFVPQSLAKHVKICEKMTVKKRKTFDSSRQRREGMDSLNDNIFGTDLEQYLPKNFGLPENSPFLEKSPPNTAKAAPKPKNHSVRSAIMKPAADLQKCPHCNRAFGLRAFERHVEWCADKAKILPAAPGQPPPHIADAKQRLNARTQYKAPPVRGRRSSQTREKSSNSRSASVESTRGISPPREYGDYRHTRTRASESVSSNDYHEENITHVPVIRNSRIGQNNSSGDANVKARQARLARDLSSSRPIQESDPFDIQQTNTDLNIKKDDTQSKPKSRLNIKKREQLKKLEEIPNKYSEKKQNVQKDKLKNRAKSLDKKDSKDPKSQIPIPRKTNQIKEKKVIEALVLDKTNNVNSIEAEDQATSSSLSRQNASSSNAKNKLKAKHNIKKDYAKKIKESTISLDSLENGSINTNRDKNSQSVGINTELLCPCIPCVIYDNSEHNPVNKKRNKSLPKNKIKLVKVDNSDSPVKLLYKNPKILSFCDVESDKTCNETINQSNENLSLVNYNQSNLTLCKSFTDDSLIENNLVKEKTCEDINKTVFDIHYINYIEPNKNSSNDNMVDSISNLSAENIETNCEHDLSEGSFEDSFDIKKEVSAEADTVLVCRHSSGDTYTKFTEDPADLEEFLSITDKMINNDKTQLETNNIAKSVQNIHTPRTDSIESMNRKLSENSTKDTNKTGPVFSDTLEELKSNLKDLLNEADHEADNLTKYKEMNESEFKKNVCDMEHITVYGLQFCEQKQAVENNSIEENPSELKLPSINKTNKFSQNDNDKNVHCNIYKTNRNSRMLKHKKRTNSEYRTFIIKENQEDICDESPPLKLPRIENKSSNNIVSDKIFPSSIKRSTSLLDSIQKKTGTKLDNSKGRHKTDQLEDDLMQSLKDFDNFYESERIENQSSNKEVVNNNKIIYNDKSKKEFRRKVDHKPNKHETNHNGNYTPNGKSTNDSAYSRLVSLNRISPSKLSLCNAKEQNGVTSLEPVGSDSNSSHKDDVRSISSEEFLAMERSAELDGPIPRTETHKELETPAINDKKVSSRASSRHSPTWRPRHETLSSSGSETSLHRQRRDSIPAPRLSRFCHECGNKFPVETAKFCIECGVKRLVV; encoded by the exons atgaAGAAGAGGACGATATCAAAATTGAAATCGATATTCGGCTCGAAGAAAG GCAAACGGCAACAAGAACAACAACAATCCTTAAAGTCTTCCCGCTCGCCGTCCCCGGATCTACACAGTCCGGCATCCACCGGCAGCGAATCGTTCCGGCCGATACAACGGACTCCAACCCCAACTCGCGTTGGGCCGCCGCCTTCCCCTCCAGTTCCTACGAACCCGATAGTTCCTGTCGCCCCCGAACCTTCTGGCCCTTTACCTCTGTCGCCATGTCCTGTTTGCGGAAGAACGTTCGTGCCTCAGTCGCTAGCGAAACACGTCAAAATATGCGAGAAGATGACCGTGAAAAAACGAAAAACCTTCGACTCCTCAAGACAACGACGTGAAg GGATGGACTCATTGAACGATAATATATTTG GCACGGACTTAGAACAATACTTGCCAAAGAATTTCGGTCTTCCAGAAAACAGTCCCTTCCTCGAGAAGAGTCCGCCGAACACTGCCAAAGCTGCGCCCAAACCTAAAAATCATTCTGTGAGAAGTGCTATTATGAAG CCCGCGGCCGACCTACAGAAGTGTCCGCACTGCAATCGCGCGTTCGGCCTGCGCGCGTTCGAGCGTCACGTGGAGTGGTGCGCGGACAAGGCGAAGATCTTGCCGGCGGCGCCCGGGCAGCCTCCCCCTCATATTGCTGATGCGAAGCAGAGGCTAAACGCACGCACGCAGTATAAAGCACCCCCAGTTCGTGGCAGACG atcctCACAAACACGTGAAAAATCATCCAACAGTCGGTCCGCATCAGTGGAATCGACGCGCGGTATCTCACCGCCTCGTGAGTACGGAGACTACAGGCACACTCGTACCAGAGCGtcag AATCCGTGTCCAGCAATGACTACCACGAAGAAAATATAACGCACGTTCCAGTTATTAGAAACTCAAGAATTGGTCAAAATAATTCATCAGGAGATGCAAATGTGAAAGCCAGACAAGCAAGACTTGCCAGAGACCTAAGCAGCTCCAG ACCGATCCAAGAATCTGATCCATTCGATATCCAACAAACCAATACAgaccttaatattaaaaaagatgaTACACAAAGTAAACCCAAAtccagattaaatataaaaaaacgagaACAACTAAAAAAACTTGAAGAAATTCCTAACAAATATAgtgaaaagaaacaaaatgtacaaaaagacaaattaaagAATAGAGCAAAGAGTTTAGATAAAAAAGATTCGAAAGATCCAAAAAGTCAAATTCCAATACcaagaaaaacaaatcaaataaaagagaaaaaagtaATCGAAGCACTGGTGTTAGACAAAACGAATAATGTTAACTCAATTGAAGCTGAAGACCAAGCTACTTCATCGTCACTTTCCAGACAAAATGCTAGTTCATCAAatgctaaaaataaactaaaagcaaaacacaatataaaaaaagattatgcaaagaaaattaaagaaagtaCAATTAGTTTAGATAGCCTCGAGAATGGTTCAATAAATACGAATAGAGACAAAAATAGTCAATCAGTAGGGATAAATACAGAACTTCTGTGTCCTTGTATACCTTGTGTCATATATGACAATTCAGAACATAACCCAGTgaataaaaaacgaaacaaatcattaccaaaaaataaaataaaactagttaaaGTTGATAATTCAGATTCGCCCGTAAAATTGCTGTATAAAAATCCTAAAATACTAAGTTTTTGCGATGTTGAGAGCGATAAAACTTGTAACGAAACTATAAACCAATCAAACGAAAATTTATCGTTGGTGAATTATAACCAATCAAATTTAACCTTATGTAAATCTTTTACCGACGAttctttaattgaaaataatttagtaaaggAAAAGACTTgtgaagatataaataaaactgtatttgacatacattatataaactatatagaGCCGAACAAGAACTCTTCAAATGATAATATGGTAGACAGTATATCTAACCTATCAGCAGAAAATATTGAAACTAATTGTGAACACGATCTAAGTGAGGGAAGTTTTGAAGActcatttgatattaaaaaagaggTTAGCGCAGAGGCAGATACAGTTTTAGTTTGTCGTCATAGTAGTGGTGatacatatacaaaattcaCGGAGGATCCTGCTGATTTAGAGGAGTTTCTGAGTATAACggataaaatgattaataatgataaaacacAACTCGAAACAAATAACATAGCAAAATCTGTTCAAAATATTCACACGCCACGAACAGATTcgattgaatcaatgaatagaAAACTGTCTGAAAATAGCACCAAAGATACTAATAAAACTGGGCCTGTTTTCTCAGACACTTTAGAAGAATTAAAAAGTAACTTGAAAGATCTTCTAAACGAAGCAGATCATGAAGCagacaatttaacaaaatacaaagaaatGAATGagtctgaatttaaaaaaaatgtgtgcgATATGGAGCACATCACAGTATATGGACTTCAATTTTGTGAACAAAAACAAGCAgttgaaaataattcaatagaaGAAAACCCTTCGGAATTAAAGTTAccgtcaataaataaaactaataaattttcgCAAAAcgataatgataaaaatgtgcattgtaatatctataaaacaaatagaaaCTCTAGAATGTTAAAACATAAGAAAAGAACAAACAGCGAATATCGAACATTTATCATAAAAGAAAACCAAGAGGATATCTGTGATGAATCACCGCCGTTAAAGTTGCCTCGCATCGAAAATAAAAG cAGTAACAATATAGTAAGTGATAAAATTTTCCCATCCTCTATTAAACGTTCCACCTCCCTCCTTGACTCCATTCAAAAGAAAACCGGAACTAAGTTAGATAATTCAAAAGGTCGTCACAAGACAGACCAACTTGAAGATGATCTGATGCAATCTTTAAAAGATTTTGACAATTTCTATGAGTCCGAAAGAATTGAAAATCAATCTTCGAATAAAGAGGTTGTCAATAACAATAAGATCATATATAATGATAAGTCAAAGAAAGAATTTCGTCGAAAAGTGGACCACAAACCTAACAAACATGAAACTAACCACAACGGAAACTACACACCAAATGGAAAATCAACCAATGATTCAGCATATAGCAGGTTAGTCAG cctAAATAGAATATCCCCGTCAAAGTTATCTTTGTGTAATGCAAAAGAGCAGAACGGAGTCACGTCTCTTGAACCTGTTGGTTCCGATTCAAACAGTAGCCACAAAGATGATGTCCGCTCAATCTCCAGTGAAGAATTTTTAGCAATGGAACGGTCAGCTGAGCTTGACGGGCCGATACCGCGTACAGAAACACACAAGGAACTAGAGACCCCTGCAATTAACG ataaaaaagttAGTTCCAGGGCGTCTTCTAGGCACAGTCCTACATGGAGACCACGGCACGAGACTCTGAGCTCCAGTGGATCTGAAACATCTCTGCACCGACAACGTAGAGACTCCATCCCC
- the LOC125069976 gene encoding uncharacterized protein LOC125069976 isoform X2: MKKRTISKLKSIFGSKKGKRQQEQQQSLKSSRSPSPDLHSPASTGSESFRPIQRTPTPTRVGPPPSPPVPTNPIVPVAPEPSGPLPLSPCPVCGRTFVPQSLAKHVKICEKMTVKKRKTFDSSRQRREGMDSLNDNIFGTDLEQYLPKNFGLPENSPFLEKSPPNTAKAAPKPKNHSVRSAIMKPAADLQKCPHCNRAFGLRAFERHVEWCADKAKILPAAPGQPPPHIADAKQRLNARTQYKAPPVRGRRSSQTREKSSNSRSASVESTRGISPPREYGDYRHTRTRASESVSSNDYHEENITHVPVIRNSRIGQNNSSGDANVKARQARLARDLSSSRLDDNYDPFVSAAKQMKELMSSDTNIPKKNNNPKDSNRTLPSLRPKEKLSTSYRTENTKMIKDTINKTYQKTPTLQRMKSFGSSNNDNSSQSFGGRCSSFRLNRNDKKPSQKLNTTFTKSSKENISSTEKSYLCRTSNLNRSFSSYSNSSYSTPKLKDKIPKISQSMHHGFQRSTIKQPLKLDKINKTDEKKDFVNLDAILSSDNTSMTDSNYIDPRLINENDNLPINVNTILNNPDIISSMESLLTTENLPAKFDSFSAVKNNVKDSCNKIDKNDNFTNNKMNPPLLSEFNSQYEKMMSSLEQSIASKTSIRDDDSLCEDFDLEEFMISFDEEVHKQKIENKRTCSSTTRIVSKSDLSNNVSTETKVVNSPKVVNSGRNGLIPVNKSNSLIFSSNNIVSDKIFPSSIKRSTSLLDSIQKKTGTKLDNSKGRHKTDQLEDDLMQSLKDFDNFYESERIENQSSNKEVVNNNKIIYNDKSKKEFRRKVDHKPNKHETNHNGNYTPNGKSTNDSAYSSLNRISPSKLSLCNAKEQNGVTSLEPVGSDSNSSHKDDVRSISSEEFLAMERSAELDGPIPRTETHKELETPAINDKKVSSRASSRHSPTWRPRHETLSSSGSETSLHRQRRDSIPAPRLSRFCHECGNKFPVETAKFCIECGVKRLVV, from the exons atgaAGAAGAGGACGATATCAAAATTGAAATCGATATTCGGCTCGAAGAAAG GCAAACGGCAACAAGAACAACAACAATCCTTAAAGTCTTCCCGCTCGCCGTCCCCGGATCTACACAGTCCGGCATCCACCGGCAGCGAATCGTTCCGGCCGATACAACGGACTCCAACCCCAACTCGCGTTGGGCCGCCGCCTTCCCCTCCAGTTCCTACGAACCCGATAGTTCCTGTCGCCCCCGAACCTTCTGGCCCTTTACCTCTGTCGCCATGTCCTGTTTGCGGAAGAACGTTCGTGCCTCAGTCGCTAGCGAAACACGTCAAAATATGCGAGAAGATGACCGTGAAAAAACGAAAAACCTTCGACTCCTCAAGACAACGACGTGAAg GGATGGACTCATTGAACGATAATATATTTG GCACGGACTTAGAACAATACTTGCCAAAGAATTTCGGTCTTCCAGAAAACAGTCCCTTCCTCGAGAAGAGTCCGCCGAACACTGCCAAAGCTGCGCCCAAACCTAAAAATCATTCTGTGAGAAGTGCTATTATGAAG CCCGCGGCCGACCTACAGAAGTGTCCGCACTGCAATCGCGCGTTCGGCCTGCGCGCGTTCGAGCGTCACGTGGAGTGGTGCGCGGACAAGGCGAAGATCTTGCCGGCGGCGCCCGGGCAGCCTCCCCCTCATATTGCTGATGCGAAGCAGAGGCTAAACGCACGCACGCAGTATAAAGCACCCCCAGTTCGTGGCAGACG atcctCACAAACACGTGAAAAATCATCCAACAGTCGGTCCGCATCAGTGGAATCGACGCGCGGTATCTCACCGCCTCGTGAGTACGGAGACTACAGGCACACTCGTACCAGAGCGtcag AATCCGTGTCCAGCAATGACTACCACGAAGAAAATATAACGCACGTTCCAGTTATTAGAAACTCAAGAATTGGTCAAAATAATTCATCAGGAGATGCAAATGTGAAAGCCAGACAAGCAAGACTTGCCAGAGACCTAAGCAGCTCCAG gCTTGATGATAATTACGATCCCTTCGTATCAGCAGCAAAACAGATGAAAGAACTCATGTCCTCTGATACTAATAttcccaaaaaaaataataatcccaAAGATTCCAACAGAACCCTGCCTAGTTTACGCCCTAAAGAAAAACTATCCACAAGTTACCGAACTGAAAATACTAAAATGATTAAAGACACTATAAACAAGACCTATCAAAAAACACCCACATTGCAACGAATGAAATCTTTTGGTAGCTCAAATAATGACAACAGTAGTCAGTCCTTTGGCGGTAGGTGTAGCTCGTTTAGATTAAACCGGAACGATAAGAAACCTAGTCAAAAACTTAATACGACTTTTACTAAATctagtaaagaaaatattagttCCACTGAAAAATCTTACTTGTGTCGTACCAGCAACTTAAACCGCTCTTTTTCGAGTTATTCAAATTCTAGTTATAGTACACCtaaattaaaagacaaaattCCCAAAATATCTCAATCCATGCATCACGGTTTTCAACGTAGCACCATAAAACAACCTCTAAagttagataaaataaacaaaaccgaTGAAAAGAAAGATTTTGTTAATCTCGACGCTATACTTTCTTCAGACAATACTTCAATGACTGACAGTAATTATATAGACCCGCGTCTTATTAATGAAAACGACAATTTGCcaataaatgttaatacaatattaaataacccTGACATAATAAGTAGTATGGAATCCTTGCTGACGACAGAAAATTTACCTGCAAAATTTGATTCGTTTAGCGCAGTCAAAAATAACGTAAAAgattcatgtaataaaattgacaaaaatgataattttaccaACAATAAAATGAATCCGCCATTATTAAGCGAATTTAATTCTCAATATGAAAAAATGATGTCATCTTTAGAACAAAGTATAGCTTCAAAAACTTCAATAAGAGACGATGATTCTCTTTGCGAAGACTTTGACTTGGAAGAATTTATGATTTCTTTCGATGAAGAAGTTCATAAACAAAAGATCGAAAATAAGCGCACATGTAGTTCAACTACTAGAATAGTCTCGAAATCCGATCTTTCAAATAATGTCAGTACCGAAACAAAAGTTGTAAACTCTCCCAAAGTAGTAAATAGTGGTAGAAATGGTTTGATTCCTGTTAACAAATCtaattctcttatttttagcAGTAACAATATAGTAAGTGATAAAATTTTCCCATCCTCTATTAAACGTTCCACCTCCCTCCTTGACTCCATTCAAAAGAAAACCGGAACTAAGTTAGATAATTCAAAAGGTCGTCACAAGACAGACCAACTTGAAGATGATCTGATGCAATCTTTAAAAGATTTTGACAATTTCTATGAGTCCGAAAGAATTGAAAATCAATCTTCGAATAAAGAGGTTGTCAATAACAATAAGATCATATATAATGATAAGTCAAAGAAAGAATTTCGTCGAAAAGTGGACCACAAACCTAACAAACATGAAACTAACCACAACGGAAACTACACACCAAATGGAAAATCAACCAATGATTCAGCATATAGCAG cctAAATAGAATATCCCCGTCAAAGTTATCTTTGTGTAATGCAAAAGAGCAGAACGGAGTCACGTCTCTTGAACCTGTTGGTTCCGATTCAAACAGTAGCCACAAAGATGATGTCCGCTCAATCTCCAGTGAAGAATTTTTAGCAATGGAACGGTCAGCTGAGCTTGACGGGCCGATACCGCGTACAGAAACACACAAGGAACTAGAGACCCCTGCAATTAACG ataaaaaagttAGTTCCAGGGCGTCTTCTAGGCACAGTCCTACATGGAGACCACGGCACGAGACTCTGAGCTCCAGTGGATCTGAAACATCTCTGCACCGACAACGTAGAGACTCCATCCCC
- the LOC125069976 gene encoding uncharacterized protein LOC125069976 isoform X3, whose product MLSCFCGNRKAGKRQQEQQQSLKSSRSPSPDLHSPASTGSESFRPIQRTPTPTRVGPPPSPPVPTNPIVPVAPEPSGPLPLSPCPVCGRTFVPQSLAKHVKICEKMTVKKRKTFDSSRQRREGMDSLNDNIFGTDLEQYLPKNFGLPENSPFLEKSPPNTAKAAPKPKNHSVRSAIMKPAADLQKCPHCNRAFGLRAFERHVEWCADKAKILPAAPGQPPPHIADAKQRLNARTQYKAPPVRGRRSSQTREKSSNSRSASVESTRGISPPREYGDYRHTRTRASESVSSNDYHEENITHVPVIRNSRIGQNNSSGDANVKARQARLARDLSSSRLDDNYDPFVSAAKQMKELMSSDTNIPKKNNNPKDSNRTLPSLRPKEKLSTSYRTENTKMIKDTINKTYQKTPTLQRMKSFGSSNNDNSSQSFGGRCSSFRLNRNDKKPSQKLNTTFTKSSKENISSTEKSYLCRTSNLNRSFSSYSNSSYSTPKLKDKIPKISQSMHHGFQRSTIKQPLKLDKINKTDEKKDFVNLDAILSSDNTSMTDSNYIDPRLINENDNLPINVNTILNNPDIISSMESLLTTENLPAKFDSFSAVKNNVKDSCNKIDKNDNFTNNKMNPPLLSEFNSQYEKMMSSLEQSIASKTSIRDDDSLCEDFDLEEFMISFDEEVHKQKIENKRTCSSTTRIVSKSDLSNNVSTETKVVNSPKVVNSGRNGLIPVNKSNSLIFSSNNIVSDKIFPSSIKRSTSLLDSIQKKTGTKLDNSKGRHKTDQLEDDLMQSLKDFDNFYESERIENQSSNKEVVNNNKIIYNDKSKKEFRRKVDHKPNKHETNHNGNYTPNGKSTNDSAYSRLVSLNRISPSKLSLCNAKEQNGVTSLEPVGSDSNSSHKDDVRSISSEEFLAMERSAELDGPIPRTETHKELETPAINDKKVSSRASSRHSPTWRPRHETLSSSGSETSLHRQRRDSIPAPRLSRFCHECGNKFPVETAKFCIECGVKRLVV is encoded by the exons atgctTTCTTGTTTTTGTGGTAATCGTAAAGCAG GCAAACGGCAACAAGAACAACAACAATCCTTAAAGTCTTCCCGCTCGCCGTCCCCGGATCTACACAGTCCGGCATCCACCGGCAGCGAATCGTTCCGGCCGATACAACGGACTCCAACCCCAACTCGCGTTGGGCCGCCGCCTTCCCCTCCAGTTCCTACGAACCCGATAGTTCCTGTCGCCCCCGAACCTTCTGGCCCTTTACCTCTGTCGCCATGTCCTGTTTGCGGAAGAACGTTCGTGCCTCAGTCGCTAGCGAAACACGTCAAAATATGCGAGAAGATGACCGTGAAAAAACGAAAAACCTTCGACTCCTCAAGACAACGACGTGAAg GGATGGACTCATTGAACGATAATATATTTG GCACGGACTTAGAACAATACTTGCCAAAGAATTTCGGTCTTCCAGAAAACAGTCCCTTCCTCGAGAAGAGTCCGCCGAACACTGCCAAAGCTGCGCCCAAACCTAAAAATCATTCTGTGAGAAGTGCTATTATGAAG CCCGCGGCCGACCTACAGAAGTGTCCGCACTGCAATCGCGCGTTCGGCCTGCGCGCGTTCGAGCGTCACGTGGAGTGGTGCGCGGACAAGGCGAAGATCTTGCCGGCGGCGCCCGGGCAGCCTCCCCCTCATATTGCTGATGCGAAGCAGAGGCTAAACGCACGCACGCAGTATAAAGCACCCCCAGTTCGTGGCAGACG atcctCACAAACACGTGAAAAATCATCCAACAGTCGGTCCGCATCAGTGGAATCGACGCGCGGTATCTCACCGCCTCGTGAGTACGGAGACTACAGGCACACTCGTACCAGAGCGtcag AATCCGTGTCCAGCAATGACTACCACGAAGAAAATATAACGCACGTTCCAGTTATTAGAAACTCAAGAATTGGTCAAAATAATTCATCAGGAGATGCAAATGTGAAAGCCAGACAAGCAAGACTTGCCAGAGACCTAAGCAGCTCCAG gCTTGATGATAATTACGATCCCTTCGTATCAGCAGCAAAACAGATGAAAGAACTCATGTCCTCTGATACTAATAttcccaaaaaaaataataatcccaAAGATTCCAACAGAACCCTGCCTAGTTTACGCCCTAAAGAAAAACTATCCACAAGTTACCGAACTGAAAATACTAAAATGATTAAAGACACTATAAACAAGACCTATCAAAAAACACCCACATTGCAACGAATGAAATCTTTTGGTAGCTCAAATAATGACAACAGTAGTCAGTCCTTTGGCGGTAGGTGTAGCTCGTTTAGATTAAACCGGAACGATAAGAAACCTAGTCAAAAACTTAATACGACTTTTACTAAATctagtaaagaaaatattagttCCACTGAAAAATCTTACTTGTGTCGTACCAGCAACTTAAACCGCTCTTTTTCGAGTTATTCAAATTCTAGTTATAGTACACCtaaattaaaagacaaaattCCCAAAATATCTCAATCCATGCATCACGGTTTTCAACGTAGCACCATAAAACAACCTCTAAagttagataaaataaacaaaaccgaTGAAAAGAAAGATTTTGTTAATCTCGACGCTATACTTTCTTCAGACAATACTTCAATGACTGACAGTAATTATATAGACCCGCGTCTTATTAATGAAAACGACAATTTGCcaataaatgttaatacaatattaaataacccTGACATAATAAGTAGTATGGAATCCTTGCTGACGACAGAAAATTTACCTGCAAAATTTGATTCGTTTAGCGCAGTCAAAAATAACGTAAAAgattcatgtaataaaattgacaaaaatgataattttaccaACAATAAAATGAATCCGCCATTATTAAGCGAATTTAATTCTCAATATGAAAAAATGATGTCATCTTTAGAACAAAGTATAGCTTCAAAAACTTCAATAAGAGACGATGATTCTCTTTGCGAAGACTTTGACTTGGAAGAATTTATGATTTCTTTCGATGAAGAAGTTCATAAACAAAAGATCGAAAATAAGCGCACATGTAGTTCAACTACTAGAATAGTCTCGAAATCCGATCTTTCAAATAATGTCAGTACCGAAACAAAAGTTGTAAACTCTCCCAAAGTAGTAAATAGTGGTAGAAATGGTTTGATTCCTGTTAACAAATCtaattctcttatttttagcAGTAACAATATAGTAAGTGATAAAATTTTCCCATCCTCTATTAAACGTTCCACCTCCCTCCTTGACTCCATTCAAAAGAAAACCGGAACTAAGTTAGATAATTCAAAAGGTCGTCACAAGACAGACCAACTTGAAGATGATCTGATGCAATCTTTAAAAGATTTTGACAATTTCTATGAGTCCGAAAGAATTGAAAATCAATCTTCGAATAAAGAGGTTGTCAATAACAATAAGATCATATATAATGATAAGTCAAAGAAAGAATTTCGTCGAAAAGTGGACCACAAACCTAACAAACATGAAACTAACCACAACGGAAACTACACACCAAATGGAAAATCAACCAATGATTCAGCATATAGCAGGTTAGTCAG cctAAATAGAATATCCCCGTCAAAGTTATCTTTGTGTAATGCAAAAGAGCAGAACGGAGTCACGTCTCTTGAACCTGTTGGTTCCGATTCAAACAGTAGCCACAAAGATGATGTCCGCTCAATCTCCAGTGAAGAATTTTTAGCAATGGAACGGTCAGCTGAGCTTGACGGGCCGATACCGCGTACAGAAACACACAAGGAACTAGAGACCCCTGCAATTAACG ataaaaaagttAGTTCCAGGGCGTCTTCTAGGCACAGTCCTACATGGAGACCACGGCACGAGACTCTGAGCTCCAGTGGATCTGAAACATCTCTGCACCGACAACGTAGAGACTCCATCCCC